A section of the Desulfitibacter sp. BRH_c19 genome encodes:
- a CDS encoding bacteriohemerythrin has translation MFKWNDKYNVGITSIDEQHQQLFVLGNQLFGIVSKEDEIDHYDKIMAVLVELKNYTVYHFSHEEELMNKFNFEYYQTHKRQHEDFIEKIMEVEAQNIDENQNKITMEIIEFIADWIQNHIMKLDHQYKSLFIESRAK, from the coding sequence ATATTTAAATGGAACGATAAGTACAACGTGGGCATCACTTCTATTGATGAGCAGCATCAGCAATTATTTGTTTTGGGAAATCAGTTATTTGGTATTGTTTCCAAAGAAGATGAAATAGATCACTATGACAAGATTATGGCTGTTTTAGTGGAACTAAAAAATTATACTGTGTATCATTTTAGTCATGAAGAAGAATTGATGAATAAATTTAATTTTGAATACTATCAAACACATAAAAGACAACATGAAGATTTTATAGAAAAAATTATGGAAGTTGAAGCGCAAAATATTGATGAAAACCAAAATAAAATAACAATGGAAATAATAGAGTTTATAGCTGATTGGATTCAAAATCATATAATGAAATTAGACCATCAATATAAGAGCCTATTTATAGAAAGCAGAGCAAAATAA
- a CDS encoding branched-chain amino acid ABC transporter, protein MALVTFFTRIGSQVIFARTGIPSWLEKWLKHVPTAFLTALIIPAILLPKGFLDISLNNSYLLAGIIAAFTAYKTKNVLTTIIIGMTVMISVNKLLL, encoded by the coding sequence ATGGCTTTGGTAACCTTCTTTACCCGAATTGGGTCACAGGTTATCTTCGCTCGTACCGGAATACCATCTTGGCTAGAAAAGTGGTTGAAACATGTACCTACAGCATTTTTAACAGCTCTAATAATTCCAGCTATTTTATTACCAAAGGGTTTTCTGGATATATCATTGAACAATAGTTATCTTTTAGCAGGAATTATTGCTGCATTTACTGCTTATAAAACTAAAAACGTATTAACTACTATTATTATAGGAATGACTGTAATGATATCTGTAAACAAACTTTTATTGTAG
- a CDS encoding 3-phosphoshikimate 1-carboxyvinyltransferase (catalyzes the formation of 5-O-(1-carboxyvinyl)-3-phosphoshikimate from phosphoenolpyruvate and 3-phosphoshikimate in tryptophan biosynthesis): protein MELTIKPRKSLQGTVKVPGDKSISHRSVMLGSLAQGITSIKGFLMGEDCLSTVKCFEAMGIDAKIQEDTVTIHGKGLHGLVEPQDVLDVGNSGTTIRLMSGILAGQLFNSVVTGDSSIRKRPMGRVTSPLKEMGATILGRNNGDLAPLTINGGNLKPISYKTPVASAQIKSSILLAGLFSNGWTEVIEPEKSRDHSERMLKYFGAEVEVDGLAARIKGYPTLLGKEIQVPGDISSAAFLLVAGAIVPDSRIIIKDVGLNPTRTGIVDVLTEMGASIKVSETSGDTGEPIGEIIIETSNLHGVQFGGELIPRLVDEIPVLAVAAACANGITEIRDAAELKVKESNRIEAICRGLKQMGADIEELPDGLRIRGGKPLKGDVTLDSQGDHRIAMALAVAGFVADKPIKINNSDSINVSFPGFNDLLDTLGN, encoded by the coding sequence ATGGAATTGACAATAAAACCTAGAAAAAGCTTACAGGGGACAGTTAAGGTTCCAGGTGATAAATCTATATCCCATAGGTCAGTAATGCTTGGAAGTCTTGCCCAGGGAATTACAAGTATTAAAGGTTTTCTCATGGGAGAGGACTGTCTTAGTACAGTTAAATGTTTCGAAGCAATGGGGATAGATGCTAAAATACAAGAAGATACTGTAACCATACACGGAAAAGGACTTCATGGTTTAGTAGAACCTCAGGATGTTTTGGATGTTGGAAACTCTGGTACAACAATACGACTCATGTCAGGTATTCTGGCTGGCCAACTATTTAACTCTGTTGTTACAGGAGACTCCTCTATTCGTAAAAGGCCCATGGGTAGAGTTACCAGCCCTTTAAAGGAAATGGGGGCAACCATATTAGGAAGAAATAATGGGGATTTAGCTCCGTTAACCATTAATGGAGGTAACTTAAAACCTATTTCCTACAAAACTCCAGTTGCAAGTGCCCAGATAAAATCATCTATTCTCCTAGCAGGCTTATTTTCTAATGGTTGGACAGAGGTTATAGAACCTGAAAAGTCAAGAGACCATTCAGAAAGAATGCTAAAGTATTTTGGTGCAGAAGTGGAAGTTGATGGATTGGCAGCAAGGATAAAAGGCTACCCAACTTTACTAGGAAAGGAAATACAAGTTCCTGGAGACATATCATCTGCAGCTTTTTTATTGGTAGCTGGGGCAATAGTACCTGATTCCAGGATAATTATAAAAGATGTTGGTTTAAATCCTACTCGAACAGGAATAGTAGATGTTCTTACAGAAATGGGAGCAAGTATTAAAGTGAGTGAAACATCAGGAGATACAGGTGAGCCTATTGGGGAGATAATCATTGAAACTAGTAACCTTCATGGGGTTCAGTTCGGAGGGGAATTAATACCAAGATTAGTGGATGAAATACCTGTGTTAGCTGTGGCAGCAGCTTGTGCAAATGGAATAACAGAAATAAGAGATGCAGCAGAATTAAAGGTAAAGGAAAGTAATCGGATAGAAGCCATTTGTAGGGGTCTTAAACAAATGGGAGCAGATATAGAAGAGCTTCCAGATGGACTTCGGATAAGAGGAGGAAAGCCCCTTAAAGGAGATGTTACCCTTGATAGCCAAGGAGACCATAGAATAGCTATGGCCCTGGCAGTAGCAGGTTTTGTTGCAGATAAACCAATAAAAATAAATAACTCTGATTCAATCAATGTATCCTTTCCAGGGTTTAATGATTTACTAGATACATTAGGAAACTAG
- a CDS encoding histidinol-phosphatase, with protein MDKHSVARILKEIGLFLELMGENPFKTRAYYNGARIIEFLEEDLGVLVKENRLKDVKGIGAALNEKITELVLSGQLIYYEELKANIPQGLMEMLHVPGLGPKKIKVLYEELAINSIIELEYACKENRLVDLKGFGAKSQENILKGIEYLKRFQGQYYYSEAIVIAEDIIQELKTSPDLVQISLAGSIRRCKETVKDIDLVASSENPKELTNYLANLSVVNDVIALGETKVSVKLNLGINLDLRVVKPDEYPYALHHFTGSKEHNTAMRHRAKTIDLKMNEYGVFQGEKRIDCSDEIEVFKALGLEFIPPELREDLGEIEAAENGSLPQLVKEADIKGAFHIHTTFSDGTNTLHEMVCACIELGYEYLGITDHSQSAFYAGGLREREVYRQQQEIAHLKEKYPEIDIYSGIESDIKPDGSLDYSDEVLDSFDFVIASVHSNLKMSKDKATERLVRAMEHPKVTMLGHPTGRLLLGREGYPLDMEQIFDAARKYNVIIELNASPARLDLDWRYLKRAKELGILITINTDAHRIEELRDVVYGVKIARKGWLESQNIFNCKSRQDVRQYLLK; from the coding sequence ATGGATAAGCATTCAGTAGCCAGAATTTTAAAGGAAATAGGTTTATTCCTTGAGCTAATGGGAGAGAACCCTTTTAAGACCAGGGCTTACTATAATGGTGCTAGGATAATAGAATTTTTAGAAGAAGATTTGGGAGTTTTGGTAAAGGAAAATAGGTTAAAAGATGTAAAAGGTATTGGTGCAGCACTTAATGAAAAAATTACAGAGCTGGTTCTTTCAGGTCAACTCATATATTATGAAGAACTAAAGGCTAATATTCCCCAGGGTCTTATGGAAATGCTCCATGTCCCTGGCCTTGGGCCTAAAAAGATCAAAGTATTATATGAGGAATTAGCAATTAATAGTATCATAGAACTTGAATATGCATGTAAAGAAAACAGACTGGTTGACCTAAAAGGTTTCGGCGCTAAATCTCAAGAAAACATATTAAAAGGGATAGAGTATTTAAAGCGTTTTCAAGGCCAATATTATTATAGTGAAGCAATTGTGATTGCAGAAGATATTATACAAGAATTAAAAACATCTCCAGATCTGGTTCAAATCAGTCTAGCAGGCAGTATAAGAAGATGCAAGGAGACTGTAAAGGATATAGACCTGGTAGCTTCTTCTGAGAACCCTAAAGAATTGACCAACTATCTGGCAAATCTTTCCGTGGTGAATGATGTGATCGCACTTGGTGAAACAAAGGTGTCAGTAAAACTTAATCTAGGAATAAACCTTGACTTGAGAGTGGTCAAACCAGATGAATACCCATATGCATTGCACCATTTTACAGGGAGCAAGGAGCATAATACTGCCATGCGCCATAGGGCAAAGACCATAGACTTAAAAATGAATGAATATGGTGTTTTTCAAGGAGAAAAGAGGATAGACTGTTCAGATGAAATTGAAGTTTTTAAAGCACTCGGACTTGAATTCATACCTCCAGAGCTTAGAGAAGACTTAGGTGAAATCGAAGCTGCTGAGAACGGCAGCCTGCCTCAACTAGTTAAAGAAGCAGATATAAAGGGTGCTTTTCATATACATACAACCTTTAGTGATGGTACTAATACACTTCATGAAATGGTATGTGCTTGTATTGAACTTGGTTATGAATATCTTGGAATTACAGACCATAGTCAATCTGCTTTTTATGCAGGTGGGTTGCGGGAAAGAGAAGTCTATAGACAGCAGCAAGAAATAGCCCATTTAAAAGAAAAATATCCCGAAATAGATATTTATAGTGGTATTGAGTCTGATATTAAGCCAGATGGATCTCTCGATTATTCCGATGAAGTATTGGATTCTTTTGACTTTGTGATAGCATCCGTACACTCCAATTTAAAGATGTCGAAAGATAAGGCTACTGAAAGATTAGTCAGGGCAATGGAACATCCAAAGGTTACAATGCTTGGTCATCCTACTGGAAGGCTTTTATTAGGTAGAGAAGGCTATCCGCTTGACATGGAGCAGATATTTGATGCAGCACGTAAGTATAATGTTATTATTGAATTAAATGCAAGCCCAGCTCGCCTTGACCTTGATTGGAGATATTTAAAAAGGGCTAAAGAATTAGGAATTCTTATAACCATTAACACTGATGCTCACAGGATTGAGGAACTACGGGACGTTGTTTATGGAGTGAAAATAGCTCGAAAGGGTTGGCTTGAGTCGCAAAATATATTTAATTGCAAGAGTCGTCAAGATGTAAGACAATATCTGTTAAAATAG
- a CDS encoding ATP-dependent DNA helicase RecQ encodes MLQQPRLLLKQYYGYDDFRKGQEQIIQSILQKQDTFGIIPTGGGKSACFQIPAIIFKGITLVISPLISLMKDQIEALEQLGIPATFINSSLDYYEVMERIEACKNGKYKLIYIAPERLESGDFKQLVRNLSIDLIAVDEAHCVSQWGHDFRPSYRSIALFIEELKSRPTVAAFTATATDEVKNDVVKQLKLQDPNVFIAGFDRKNLYFSVHKEIDKEKFLLRFLEQHKDEVGIIYAATRKEVDKLYETLYHKGFAAARYHAGMNDLRRNKAQEAFIFDDVNVMVATNAFGMGIDKSNVRYVIHFNMPKNIEAYYQEAGRAGRDNEPSECILLFSSRDVVLQRFMIQNNSLSDERKQFEYNRLQTMVDYCHTTKCLRKSILEYFGEEYLQDNCSNCSICADETELFDITLDAQKIFSCIHRMRERYGVSMISQVLKGSNSKRLKQLGLDRLTTYGIMQEHTLKQIKETINVLIADGYLHLTEDEYPVIKLQEKAVSVVKNEEKVFQRVHHKVETVKADYTLFEELRSLRKEISLREHVPPYIIFNDSTLREMSEYYPTDMTAFSRIKGVGQAKLEKYGEEFIKVIRERVRLDKLTKNPR; translated from the coding sequence TTGCTACAGCAGCCAAGGTTATTATTAAAGCAGTACTATGGATATGATGATTTTCGCAAAGGGCAGGAACAGATTATCCAATCTATTCTGCAAAAACAAGATACTTTTGGAATTATACCAACAGGAGGAGGCAAGTCCGCCTGTTTCCAAATCCCAGCTATCATATTTAAAGGAATAACACTAGTTATTTCACCATTAATATCGCTCATGAAGGATCAAATAGAAGCACTGGAGCAGCTCGGAATTCCGGCGACATTTATTAACAGCTCCCTGGATTATTATGAGGTAATGGAGCGTATTGAAGCATGTAAAAATGGAAAATACAAGCTGATTTATATTGCACCGGAAAGGCTAGAATCAGGGGATTTCAAACAATTGGTACGGAATCTTTCCATAGATTTAATTGCAGTAGATGAAGCTCATTGTGTATCCCAATGGGGGCATGATTTTCGCCCTAGCTATCGATCCATAGCATTATTCATTGAAGAATTAAAGAGTAGGCCTACCGTTGCTGCATTTACAGCAACGGCTACTGATGAAGTAAAAAACGATGTGGTAAAGCAGTTAAAATTACAAGACCCTAACGTGTTTATAGCAGGCTTTGACCGCAAAAACTTATACTTTTCTGTACATAAGGAAATAGACAAGGAAAAATTTTTACTGCGTTTTTTGGAACAACATAAAGATGAGGTTGGAATTATATATGCCGCAACACGTAAAGAGGTTGATAAGCTTTATGAAACCCTATACCACAAAGGATTTGCTGCAGCTAGATATCATGCAGGCATGAATGATCTGCGTCGTAATAAAGCCCAAGAAGCATTCATATTTGATGATGTAAATGTTATGGTAGCAACTAATGCTTTTGGGATGGGCATTGATAAATCAAATGTTCGATATGTTATTCATTTCAATATGCCAAAAAATATTGAAGCATATTATCAAGAAGCCGGACGGGCAGGGCGGGATAATGAACCTAGTGAGTGTATCCTTCTTTTTTCATCCAGGGATGTGGTACTGCAAAGATTTATGATACAGAACAATAGTTTATCTGATGAAAGAAAGCAGTTTGAGTATAATAGGCTGCAGACAATGGTCGATTACTGTCATACAACGAAATGTTTAAGAAAATCTATACTTGAATATTTTGGGGAGGAGTATTTGCAGGACAATTGTTCTAATTGCAGTATTTGTGCGGATGAAACAGAGCTTTTTGACATTACACTTGATGCCCAAAAGATATTTTCCTGTATCCATCGAATGAGAGAGCGTTATGGGGTTTCAATGATTTCCCAGGTGTTAAAGGGTTCCAATAGTAAAAGATTGAAGCAGCTAGGACTGGATAGGTTAACAACCTATGGAATTATGCAGGAACATACCCTAAAGCAGATAAAAGAAACAATCAATGTACTAATTGCAGATGGTTATTTGCATCTTACAGAAGATGAATATCCAGTAATTAAATTACAGGAAAAGGCTGTATCTGTGGTAAAAAATGAGGAAAAAGTATTTCAAAGAGTTCATCATAAAGTAGAAACTGTGAAAGCAGATTATACTTTATTTGAAGAACTTCGTAGCCTTCGCAAGGAAATTTCTTTGCGAGAACACGTACCACCTTATATTATTTTTAATGATAGTACCTTACGGGAGATGAGTGAATACTACCCAACGGACATGACAGCTTTTAGCAGAATTAAAGGTGTTGGTCAGGCCAAACTTGAAAAATATGGAGAAGAATTTATAAAGGTAATACGAGAGAGGGTCAGGCTTGACAAATTGACAAAAAACCCTAGATAG
- a CDS encoding cupin: protein MEQVLIKNMPFSQALSMKDLVEYKEGTVISRTISQRDDLSLTLFAFDKGEGISSHSASGDALVYIMDGTAEITIGEEKVIAKAGEVVVMPANIPHGLEAVERFKMFLVVIKPQ from the coding sequence ATGGAACAAGTATTAATTAAGAATATGCCATTTTCTCAGGCACTAAGTATGAAAGATCTTGTTGAATACAAAGAAGGAACAGTTATAAGCAGGACTATTTCTCAAAGGGATGACTTAAGTTTAACGCTATTTGCTTTTGATAAGGGAGAGGGGATTAGTTCCCATTCGGCATCAGGAGATGCACTTGTCTACATAATGGATGGCACAGCAGAAATTACTATTGGTGAAGAAAAGGTGATAGCAAAGGCTGGAGAAGTAGTTGTTATGCCAGCAAATATACCTCACGGGTTAGAAGCAGTTGAAAGATTTAAAATGTTCCTAGTGGTAATAAAACCACAGTAA
- a CDS encoding nucleotide pyrophosphohydrolase, translating to MQQMVDEYISQFEEGYFSPLALMARLTEETGELAREVNHYYGEKPKRADEEENSIDMELADCMFILICFANSLNIDLEKAFNAMMYKFNTRDKNRWTRKKED from the coding sequence ATGCAACAAATGGTTGATGAATATATTTCTCAATTTGAAGAAGGATATTTTAGTCCTCTGGCATTAATGGCACGTTTAACAGAAGAAACAGGAGAACTGGCCAGAGAAGTAAACCATTATTATGGAGAAAAACCCAAAAGAGCTGATGAAGAGGAAAATAGCATAGATATGGAATTGGCAGACTGCATGTTTATTCTTATCTGCTTTGCTAATTCACTAAATATAGATTTAGAAAAGGCATTTAACGCAATGATGTATAAGTTTAATACAAGAGATAAGAATCGCTGGACCAGGAAAAAGGAAGATTAA
- a CDS encoding integrase, translating into MPDYYIPLILITGIVAGFLNTVGGGGSLITMPMLIFFGMPSAMANGTNRIALVVQNIVAVAGFRHKGFFDLRFGLMLGIPAMIGSILGASLAINLADEVFNKILAFVMLIVLFVILFEPHKKYIKYEEELSNEKKWLAGVVFFFIGIYGGFIQAGVGFIIIASLSILTGTSLIKINSLKVFVVGLYIITSLIVFLLSGNVNWLIGLILAAGNGAGAWLGSIFAVSGGDKWIKWVLSASVIAMALKLLGVFNLFI; encoded by the coding sequence TTGCCGGATTATTATATACCATTAATATTAATTACAGGAATCGTCGCAGGTTTCTTAAATACTGTGGGTGGTGGCGGTTCATTAATCACAATGCCAATGCTTATTTTTTTTGGTATGCCCTCTGCCATGGCCAATGGTACAAACCGAATTGCATTAGTGGTACAAAACATTGTAGCCGTAGCAGGTTTTCGTCATAAAGGATTTTTCGATCTTAGGTTTGGGCTTATGTTAGGAATTCCAGCTATGATAGGTTCTATCCTAGGAGCTAGCCTTGCCATAAACCTAGCAGACGAAGTTTTCAATAAAATCTTGGCATTTGTAATGCTTATTGTTCTCTTTGTAATATTGTTTGAACCCCATAAAAAATATATCAAATACGAGGAAGAACTAAGTAATGAGAAAAAATGGCTTGCTGGAGTTGTTTTTTTCTTCATAGGAATTTATGGTGGCTTCATTCAAGCTGGTGTCGGTTTCATAATCATTGCATCTCTGTCTATACTTACTGGAACCTCTTTAATTAAAATCAACAGTTTAAAGGTCTTTGTAGTTGGATTATATATAATTACATCTTTAATCGTCTTTTTATTATCCGGAAATGTTAACTGGTTAATAGGTCTTATCTTAGCTGCAGGTAATGGAGCGGGAGCTTGGTTAGGCAGTATTTTTGCTGTTTCAGGGGGTGACAAGTGGATAAAGTGGGTACTTTCTGCCTCAGTTATAGCCATGGCATTAAAACTCCTAGGTGTATTTAACCTTTTTATTTAG
- a CDS encoding 3-deoxy-7-phosphoheptulonate synthase (catalyzes the formation of 3-deoxy-D-arabino-hept-2-ulosonate 7-phosphate from phosphoenolpyruvate and D-erythrose 4-phosphate), whose protein sequence is MIIVMENGAREESITKVVEKLEENGFSIHLSQGVERTIIGAVGDKSRLADLSIEAMSSVDRVIGILAPYKLASREFKSDNTIIQLGDVNIGGDEIQIMAGPCAIESREQALEIADIVKRSGAKIMRGGAFKPRTSPYAFQGLGEEGLKILREAGEAYGLKIITEVMEPGNVELVAHYSDILQIGARNMQNFPLLKEVARFDKPVLIKRGLSATIEEWIMAAEYVLNGGNNKVMLCERGIRTFETYTRNTLDLSAVVVAKQLTHLPVIVDPSHGTGKWKIVGPMALAAVTAGADGLIIEVHPRPSEALCDGSQSLTEENFNKLLINIKKVANAVDREAVQ, encoded by the coding sequence ATGATTATAGTTATGGAAAATGGTGCAAGGGAAGAATCAATAACAAAAGTAGTTGAAAAACTGGAGGAAAATGGGTTTTCGATTCATTTATCACAAGGCGTGGAAAGAACGATAATAGGTGCAGTTGGGGATAAATCCCGTTTGGCTGACCTGTCTATTGAGGCTATGTCAAGTGTAGATAGGGTTATAGGTATACTTGCTCCCTATAAACTAGCTTCTAGAGAATTTAAATCGGACAATACAATTATTCAGCTTGGGGATGTAAATATAGGTGGGGATGAGATTCAAATAATGGCAGGTCCATGTGCAATTGAAAGCAGGGAACAGGCTTTAGAGATTGCTGATATTGTAAAAAGATCAGGAGCAAAGATAATGAGGGGTGGAGCTTTTAAACCTAGAACATCTCCCTATGCATTTCAAGGTTTAGGTGAAGAAGGGTTGAAGATTCTGCGAGAAGCAGGGGAGGCTTATGGATTAAAAATAATTACAGAGGTAATGGAACCAGGAAATGTTGAATTAGTAGCACATTATAGTGATATTTTACAGATTGGTGCTAGAAACATGCAAAACTTTCCATTACTAAAGGAAGTGGCAAGATTCGATAAACCTGTTTTAATAAAAAGAGGATTATCGGCAACTATTGAGGAATGGATTATGGCAGCAGAATATGTATTAAATGGTGGGAATAATAAGGTTATGCTCTGTGAAAGGGGTATTAGAACCTTTGAAACATATACGAGAAATACTCTAGATTTATCTGCAGTTGTGGTAGCTAAGCAATTAACCCACTTGCCAGTCATAGTGGATCCAAGTCATGGAACTGGAAAGTGGAAAATTGTGGGACCCATGGCATTGGCTGCAGTAACAGCAGGAGCGGATGGTCTAATAATCGAAGTTCATCCTCGTCCAAGTGAAGCATTATGTGATGGTTCCCAATCACTTACAGAAGAAAACTTTAACAAACTCTTAATAAATATAAAAAAAGTTGCAAATGCAGTAGACAGGGAAGCGGTGCAGTAA
- a CDS encoding 3-deoxy-7-phosphoheptulonate synthase (catalyzes the formation of 3-deoxy-D-arabino-hept-2-ulosonate 7-phosphate from phosphoenolpyruvate and D-erythrose 4-phosphate), with translation MVVVMTNNSTPKQIKLVTEKLERLGFKIHIIHGSKRIVIGAVGTREDIESMSLERLPGVEKIVPIMKPFKLVSREAQEEDSIIDINGVCFGGSHKTIIAGPCAVESREQLLTAAQIVKKAGAQVLRGGAFKPRTSPYSFQGMEKEGLKLLKEASLKTGLITVTEVIDERSLEMSLDYVDILQIGARNMHNFQLLKVAGQSGKPILLKRGLSATIEEWLMSAEYIMAEGNHRVILCERGIRTFENYTRNTLDLSAVSLVRQLSHLPVIVDPSHSTGNTKLVPPMSLAALAAGANGLIIEMHPDPSTALCDGHQSLTPDELNRLMSRIKKMLPALEDDLILEREVVVNE, from the coding sequence ATGGTAGTAGTAATGACAAATAATTCAACACCTAAGCAAATTAAATTAGTGACTGAAAAGCTGGAAAGATTGGGTTTTAAAATCCACATAATTCATGGTTCAAAAAGAATAGTTATTGGTGCTGTTGGAACTAGAGAAGATATAGAATCCATGAGTCTGGAGAGACTACCAGGGGTAGAAAAAATTGTACCTATAATGAAACCTTTTAAGCTGGTTAGTCGAGAGGCCCAAGAAGAAGATTCTATTATTGATATTAATGGTGTGTGTTTCGGAGGTAGTCATAAGACTATTATAGCAGGTCCATGTGCTGTAGAAAGTAGAGAACAATTATTAACTGCTGCTCAAATTGTTAAAAAAGCTGGAGCACAAGTTTTAAGAGGGGGAGCTTTCAAGCCAAGGACTTCCCCATATAGCTTTCAAGGTATGGAGAAAGAAGGTCTGAAATTATTAAAGGAAGCTTCCTTAAAAACGGGATTGATTACAGTAACAGAAGTAATAGATGAACGTAGCCTAGAAATGTCCTTGGATTATGTAGACATTCTACAAATTGGGGCCCGTAACATGCACAACTTTCAACTGCTCAAAGTGGCAGGCCAGTCTGGAAAACCAATCTTGCTAAAAAGGGGATTATCAGCAACTATTGAGGAATGGTTAATGTCAGCTGAATATATCATGGCAGAAGGCAACCATCGGGTTATTCTTTGTGAACGTGGCATTAGAACCTTTGAAAATTATACTCGCAATACCCTTGACTTAAGCGCAGTATCATTGGTTAGGCAACTTAGTCATTTGCCGGTAATCGTGGATCCAAGTCATTCCACAGGCAATACCAAACTCGTCCCACCCATGTCTTTGGCGGCTTTAGCAGCTGGAGCAAATGGTTTGATAATAGAAATGCATCCTGATCCAAGTACAGCTTTATGTGATGGACATCAATCATTAACACCTGATGAATTAAACCGCTTGATGAGTAGGATTAAAAAGATGCTTCCTGCTTTAGAAGATGACTTAATTCTTGAAAGGGAGGTAGTTGTCAATGAATAA
- a CDS encoding chorismate synthase (catalyzes the formation of chorismate from 5-O-(1-carboxyvinyl)-3-phosphoshikimate in aromatic amino acid biosynthesis) → MLRYLTAGESHGPSLTAIVEGMPAGIEVDIELINTMLKRRQGGYGRGKRMDIESDKVEISSGIRNGLTLGSPITLTIQNKDWENWKEIMYPYSGAKTQERVVTKPRPGHADLPGAIKYGQKDMRNILERASARETAMRTAVGALAKSFLKRFQIWSIAHVVKIGEVEAKDIDYKKLKSLDQEIYNTPLYCHDSVVTQNMIKEIDRAKEEGDSLGGVFEIVMGNLPVGLGSHVQWDRKIDGKIAGALMSVQAIKAVEIGLGFKAASTPGSKVHDEIFYSEEEGFYRKINNAGGIEGGMTNGELLVVRAAMKPIPTLYSPLHSVDYITKEPFKASVERSDTCAVPAASIVGEAVVAWEIAKALLEDYQGTC, encoded by the coding sequence ATGTTACGTTACCTAACAGCGGGGGAATCCCATGGCCCATCCCTTACAGCCATAGTTGAAGGAATGCCAGCTGGTATTGAGGTTGATATTGAGTTAATAAATACTATGTTAAAAAGAAGACAGGGTGGCTATGGCAGGGGTAAACGAATGGATATTGAGAGTGACAAGGTAGAAATATCCTCTGGAATTAGAAATGGTCTAACCCTTGGTAGCCCAATTACCCTAACAATTCAAAACAAGGATTGGGAGAACTGGAAGGAAATCATGTACCCTTATTCAGGAGCAAAAACTCAGGAAAGAGTTGTTACTAAGCCCAGACCTGGTCATGCTGATTTACCTGGAGCAATAAAATACGGACAGAAGGACATGAGAAATATCCTTGAACGGGCCAGTGCCAGGGAAACTGCCATGAGAACAGCTGTTGGAGCTCTGGCAAAATCATTCCTTAAAAGGTTTCAGATATGGTCAATAGCGCATGTAGTGAAAATTGGAGAAGTAGAAGCCAAGGATATAGATTATAAAAAGCTCAAAAGCCTAGATCAGGAAATTTATAATACTCCCCTTTATTGTCATGATTCTGTGGTTACCCAAAATATGATTAAGGAAATTGACAGAGCAAAAGAAGAAGGAGATTCTCTCGGTGGTGTATTTGAAATTGTCATGGGAAACCTACCTGTTGGTCTAGGAAGTCATGTCCAGTGGGATAGGAAGATCGATGGAAAAATTGCAGGAGCATTAATGAGTGTTCAAGCAATCAAGGCAGTAGAAATTGGACTTGGGTTTAAAGCTGCAAGCACACCTGGATCTAAGGTTCATGATGAAATCTTCTATAGTGAGGAAGAGGGTTTCTATCGTAAAATCAATAATGCAGGTGGCATAGAGGGTGGAATGACAAATGGTGAGCTCTTAGTTGTGAGAGCCGCTATGAAACCGATACCCACACTATATTCACCATTACATTCAGTAGATTACATAACAAAAGAACCATTTAAAGCTAGTGTTGAAAGATCCGATACCTGTGCAGTACCTGCAGCATCAATAGTAGGTGAAGCTGTGGTAGCTTGGGAAATAGCCAAAGCACTCTTAGAGGATTATCAAGGTACTTGTTAG